Proteins from one Triticum aestivum cultivar Chinese Spring chromosome 7A, IWGSC CS RefSeq v2.1, whole genome shotgun sequence genomic window:
- the LOC123148844 gene encoding uncharacterized protein: protein MPILRQIFRLLRRPGVAISHDPLRRLSSTSRPLLSFMASAPPYWSPQPLARRSFPLMMVPDLPVRRVSRFPPGSRSMTSGTTLQDMNTIAGKHDASSNIVDISGCDENGRSATNRRSALVASDAEEDDILDLGFLPKSTHRDGSLYRNTHSWKRMYNVDDCSETRLPDPTDCDIRNGECIRHQPNRVLQIFSLKLAELTLDLGPVELYGYIAVRDYLDTLRNYVVNISRDDPIIVKQGSLIDMAGPKRGIDLISSILVEYDMRIKVGEEERDDYQLIDGVTDIDDLGPWNRALKNRIQGDCGAVDLTIARVDDAVMANIEVAVSEVQSSFHLRLRCFISGYNEGIRLFNGTVGESRHLKRSVVAVVDGSTLVLKFKAASGPSGSAERCCSFQADTHGLDTREIKTDFGLISVKVTWSTLRTRLIVGLE from the exons ATGCCAATCCTCCGTCAGATTTTTCGTCTCCTCCGGCGACCTGGCGTCGCCATCTCTCATGACCCACTGCGCCGCCTCTCCTCTACCTCGCGACCTCTCCTCTCTTTCATGGCCTCTGCCCCGCCTTACTGGTCGCCACAACCGCTTGCACGGCGAAGTTTCCCTCTCATGATGGTTCCAGATCTACCTGTCCGTCGTGTTTCCCG ATTTCCACCTGGATCTCGGAGCATGACTAGTGGGACAACCTTGCAAGATATGAATACTATAGCCGGCAAACATGATGCATCTTCGAATATTGTGGACATCTCTGGTTGTGATGAAAACGGGAGGAGTGCAACCAATAGAAGGAGCGCATTGGTAGCAAGCGATGCCGAAGAAGATGATATTCTTGACCTGGGATTTCTTCCAAAAAGCACACACCGTGATGGTTCTTTATACAGGAACACTCATTCGTGGAAAAGGATGTATAATGTTGATGACTGTAGTGAGA CTCGGCTACCAGATCCCACAGATTGTGACATCCGCAATGGAGAATGCATTCGGCATCAACCTAATCGCGTGTTACAAATTTTCTCATTAAAGTTGGCTGAACTTACTCTGGATCTTGGCCCAGTAGAGTTGTATGGATACATAGCAGTGCGGGATTATCTGGATACATTGCGTAATTATGTTGTCAATATAAGCAGGGATGATCCCATCATTGTGAAGCAG GGTTCTCTCATCGACATGGCTGGCCCTAAGCGAGGGATAGATTTGATTTCCAGTATTCTAGTGGAATATGACATGAGGATCAAGGTAGGTGAGGAAGAAAGGGATGATTACCAGCTGATTGATGGTGTAACAGACATAGACGACCTGGGCCCATGGAATCGTGCATTGAAAAATCGCATCCAAGGCGACTGTGGTGCGGTTGACTTAACCATAGCACGTGTTGATGACGCAGTCATGGCGAATATTGAAGTTGCCGTGTCAGAAGTGCAGAGCAGTTTTCATCTGCGCTTGCGCTGTTTTATCAGTGGTTATAACGAAGGAATTCGGCTCTTCAATGGTACAGTTGGCGAGTCACGTCATTTAAAGAGGTCTGTGGTTGCTGTAGTGGATGGTTCCACTCTGGTTTTGAAGTTCAAGGCGGCCTCGGGGCCATCTGGTTCAGCGGAACGATGTTGTTCCTTCCAGGCAGACACGCATGGACTTGATACTCGAGAGATAAAGACTGATTTTGGGTTGATCTCAGTGAAGGTGACTTGGTCGACTCTGCGTACCAGGCTTATTGTAGGGCTTGAATAA